Proteins encoded by one window of Cyclobacteriaceae bacterium:
- a CDS encoding NAD(P)/FAD-dependent oxidoreductase, with translation MSNPTTARTRIADLGKPRIIIIGGGFGGLEVAKGLRNAKAQVVLFDRYNHHTFQPLLYQVASSGLETSSIVFPFRKRFAKQHDFFFRMGEVISIKPEENYIETSIGGIKYDYLVIANGAATNYYGLKDVEEHAIPMKSIIDAIQLRNKIIRNMEMALLTDDVELMNSLMDYVIVGGGPTGVELAGALAELKKHVFPKDYKELEFTHMDVHLVEAGPRLLNGMSKDASEKALEYLQNMGVKVHLNCAVKSYNGYEVMLNTGEKLISRTMVWAAGVKGKPIEGLNDGAVNRSGRIRVDAYNKVTGYDNIFAIGDAAVMEGDERYPAGHPMMAPPAIQQGRLLAKNLKRLMTKKEMKPFSYFDKGTMATIGRNRAVVDIKGLKFQGIFAWFVWMFVHLMYIIGFRNKFFVMFTWFVSYFSYDKSNRLIISRNKEGIT, from the coding sequence ATGTCCAACCCAACTACCGCGCGTACGCGTATTGCCGACCTCGGAAAACCCCGGATAATCATTATCGGAGGAGGATTCGGTGGCCTCGAAGTAGCCAAAGGGCTACGAAATGCCAAAGCACAGGTTGTATTGTTCGACCGGTATAACCACCATACGTTTCAACCTTTATTATACCAGGTAGCCAGCTCAGGACTGGAAACCAGTTCCATCGTTTTTCCTTTCCGGAAACGCTTTGCCAAACAACACGACTTCTTCTTCCGCATGGGTGAGGTGATCTCCATCAAACCGGAAGAAAACTACATTGAAACCTCGATCGGTGGCATCAAATACGATTACCTGGTAATCGCCAATGGAGCTGCTACCAACTATTACGGATTGAAAGATGTAGAGGAACACGCCATCCCCATGAAGAGCATCATAGATGCCATTCAACTGCGGAATAAAATCATCCGTAACATGGAAATGGCACTACTTACGGATGATGTAGAGTTGATGAACAGCCTGATGGACTATGTGATTGTTGGCGGTGGACCAACCGGTGTGGAGTTGGCAGGCGCTTTGGCTGAATTGAAAAAGCACGTTTTCCCGAAAGACTATAAAGAACTGGAGTTCACCCACATGGATGTGCATTTGGTGGAAGCCGGCCCGCGGCTACTCAATGGCATGTCGAAAGATGCGTCAGAAAAAGCACTGGAATATTTGCAAAACATGGGCGTTAAAGTTCACCTGAATTGTGCCGTGAAATCGTACAACGGTTACGAAGTGATGCTCAACACCGGTGAAAAATTGATTTCGAGAACCATGGTGTGGGCTGCCGGTGTGAAAGGAAAACCCATTGAAGGATTGAACGATGGGGCAGTCAATCGATCCGGAAGAATTCGGGTTGATGCCTATAATAAAGTAACCGGCTACGATAATATTTTTGCCATTGGTGACGCTGCAGTGATGGAGGGCGATGAGCGATACCCGGCAGGTCATCCCATGATGGCACCGCCTGCCATTCAGCAAGGCAGACTGTTGGCAAAGAATCTGAAACGGTTGATGACCAAAAAAGAAATGAAGCCCTTCTCCTATTTTGATAAGGGAACCATGGCAACCATCGGAAGAAACCGTGCAGTAGTGGATATCAAGGGATTGAAATTTCAAGGCATCTTCGCGTGGTTTGTGTGGATGTTTGTGCATTTGATGTACATCATCGGCTTCCGCAATAAATTCTTTGTCATGTTCACCTGGTTTGTCAGTTACTTTTCATACGACAAAAGTAACCGATTGATCATCAGTAGAAACAAGGAAGGAATAACCTGA